Proteins from a genomic interval of Pseudoalteromonas sp. MEBiC 03607:
- the mtnK gene encoding S-methyl-5-thioribose kinase, with amino-acid sequence MADYTAFTSEHAVDYIKELVKSELISVFPADAILTAYEFGDGNLNLVFRVTDQHNNSVILKQALPYARCVGESWPLSLDRARIEADVLINHGALCPEHTVAILHHNAELALTVLEDLGHLQILRGAQINAEQFPLLASHVALYLSRTGFYNSDFYLSAEDKKAKVSQFINPDLCKITEDLFFTDPYIEHERNNFPAELNEHVESIRNNDALKLAAAKLKAKFLSCPQTLLHGDMHSGSIFVDTNTTKMIDPEFGFFGPVGFDIGSFMGNLLLNYCAQNGRITNQAARRQYQTHLLTCLQDCYSQFEQHWLTLASNEATDISFANRAFTEDYLQQVLHDAIGYCGAELIRRTIGLAHVADIDGIDDVNARLAVQQQTLVLGEQLMLNATSCNNKDEFFSLLVSLLN; translated from the coding sequence ATGGCTGATTACACCGCCTTCACTTCAGAGCATGCTGTTGATTACATTAAAGAACTTGTTAAAAGTGAACTGATTTCAGTTTTCCCTGCTGATGCAATACTGACTGCATACGAGTTTGGAGACGGAAACTTAAATCTGGTTTTTCGTGTAACGGATCAACACAATAATAGTGTTATTTTAAAACAAGCCCTTCCCTATGCTCGTTGCGTAGGCGAATCATGGCCATTATCACTTGATCGCGCACGCATAGAAGCTGATGTGCTCATTAATCACGGTGCCTTATGCCCAGAACATACTGTCGCTATTTTGCACCATAATGCAGAACTTGCCTTAACAGTGCTGGAAGATTTAGGGCATTTGCAGATTTTACGAGGCGCGCAAATCAACGCAGAGCAATTTCCGCTACTGGCAAGTCATGTCGCACTGTATTTGAGTCGTACTGGTTTTTATAACTCAGACTTCTATTTATCTGCTGAAGATAAAAAAGCCAAAGTGAGTCAGTTTATCAACCCTGATTTATGTAAGATCACTGAAGATTTATTCTTTACTGACCCTTACATTGAGCATGAGCGCAATAATTTCCCTGCTGAGCTTAATGAGCACGTCGAAAGCATTCGCAATAATGACGCTTTAAAACTAGCCGCAGCCAAATTAAAAGCTAAATTCTTATCTTGTCCGCAAACTTTATTACACGGTGATATGCATAGCGGCAGTATTTTTGTCGATACAAACACCACCAAAATGATCGACCCTGAGTTCGGATTTTTTGGCCCTGTTGGTTTCGATATCGGCTCTTTTATGGGCAATTTATTGCTTAATTACTGCGCGCAAAATGGCCGTATTACAAATCAGGCAGCACGCCGTCAATATCAAACCCACCTTCTAACTTGCTTGCAGGATTGTTACAGCCAATTTGAACAACATTGGCTAACCCTAGCAAGTAACGAAGCAACAGATATTAGCTTTGCAAACCGCGCTTTTACGGAAGATTATTTACAACAAGTATTACACGATGCGATTGGTTACTGTGGCGCTGAACTTATTCGCCGCACCATAGGTTTAGCCCATGTTGCCGATATCGATGGCATTGACGATGTAAATGCTCGCCTTGCTGTGCAACAACAAACGCTGGTACTCGGTGAGCAATTAATGCTTAACGCGACAAGCTGCAATAATAAAGATGAGTTTTTCTCTTTACTGGTTAGCTTGCTAAACTAA